AAATAGTAGGCAAGTAGGTAGTAGGAAAGGGATAAAGGATGTGCACGGTATTCCTCTTCTGGGGACAATGTCTCCCCTTTCCTACTTCCCTACTCTCCTACTTTCCTACAGGCTGAATAGTTACCAACTGTTTCAAAATTAGAGAGTTAGAAAGAGTATCCTCTCTTTTTAGTTCAGGAGAGGTAAATTTAGTATTGTGCCCCGGAACGAAAAAAAAACAGTTGACTATTTTATCTAAATCTGATATTATGTATTATAGGTCATAATGACATTATGTCAAAATAACTAAAAGGGAGGAAGAATTATGAGTATTAAATCAGTAAGTGTTGCTGAAGCCAAAAGATCTTTTTCTGAATTGATGACCAGGGTGGTTTATAAGGACGATGAGTATATCGTCGAGCGAAGGGGAAGACCTATGGTGGCCATAATCAAGCCAGAATATCTTAATCTACTCCATTCCTTAAACAAGAAGCAAGAGAGAAAAGGACTGATTAGTATTGTGGGCAAATTCGATGATGCTCAAAACTTTGTTAAAGAAGTGGAAAGAGTGTATTCCCTGCGGGAAAAATCAAAGGACAGAGAGGTAATTTTGTAATGAAATATCTCTTTGATACGGATATCTTGAGTAACCTAATGAAAAGGAATCCTTCCTCTGCTCTTATTGAAAGGCTTAAAGATTTACCTCCTCAATTCCAGTACACATCAAGCATTACCGTCGGAGAGATGTATTATGGGGCTTTCAAGTCACCTTATCCTCAGCTCATTATAAAAAAGATAGAAGAAGAAGTATTCCCTTCTCTATGTGGAATTCTTTCATTTGATGAAAACACAGCAAGAGAATATGGACGGATTCGAACAGAATTGGAAACCAGAGGAGAATTACTTGCAGAGCCAGATATAAGAATAGCCGCTATATCTTTAGTAAATGATGCCACTCTGGTCACAGGGAATATCAAGCATTTCAATCGGATAAAAGGTTTAAGGGTCGAGAATTGGCTTGAGGGATGAAATTGAAAGATTTATTTTATAATTCTTTGTGCCCTGGTGTCGTGTTGAGTAAGTTTTGCACGGGGCATCATCAGGTTTCGTAACCTGCAAACGGATAATTGGTAACTGGTAATTGGTTAAATAGTTTCGTCCTGAGCTCAGCCGGTAATCCCTCAGTTATCAGTGGTAAAAGCTAAATAGAAATTTTCTC
This DNA window, taken from bacterium, encodes the following:
- a CDS encoding type II toxin-antitoxin system prevent-host-death family antitoxin yields the protein MSIKSVSVAEAKRSFSELMTRVVYKDDEYIVERRGRPMVAIIKPEYLNLLHSLNKKQERKGLISIVGKFDDAQNFVKEVERVYSLREKSKDREVIL
- a CDS encoding type II toxin-antitoxin system VapC family toxin, yielding MKYLFDTDILSNLMKRNPSSALIERLKDLPPQFQYTSSITVGEMYYGAFKSPYPQLIIKKIEEEVFPSLCGILSFDENTAREYGRIRTELETRGELLAEPDIRIAAISLVNDATLVTGNIKHFNRIKGLRVENWLEG